One genomic segment of Brassica napus cultivar Da-Ae chromosome A3, Da-Ae, whole genome shotgun sequence includes these proteins:
- the LOC125607106 gene encoding E3 ubiquitin-protein ligase BOI-like, which translates to MAVRTHHPSRFLFVNNNGQEDNNCSLQPQDTHFTLIKAGVVDSRKRSRDVSSVGFIQFSSVAAQMNPPPPKPPQVIGMSELLQSHNWKTLNMVSTGLLRSSHEQSQNGEQLLSSSSMLPGDLAGESKRQRDELDSFIQTQGEELQRKLALYGESRYVELLYAAEELAGRRVREKEAELEKATRRHAELEARAAQLTEEALTWQLRAATREAEVSSLHAHIQKVIASQATAEKQRTIGGETEEAEDAESVFVDPERIELIGPCCSICRWNSATVMALPCRHLVLCKGCDGGGGDVRVCPICLAVKNFGVEVLFS; encoded by the exons ATGGCAGTTCGGACTCACCATCCGTCGAGATTCCTCTTCGTCAACAA TAACGGACAAGAAGATAATAATTGCTCGTTGCAGCCTCAAGACACTCATTTCACTTTGATCAAAGCTG gggTAGTTGATTCAAGAAAGCGATCAAGAGACGTTTCATCGGTGGGTTTTATTCAGTTCTCGTCCGTAGCTGCTCAGATGAACCCTCCACCGCCTAAACCGCCGCAAGTTATCGGTATGAGCGAGTTGTTGCAGAGTCATAACTGGAAAACGCTTAACATGGTTTCCACTGGTCTTCTTCGTTCATCTCATGAGCAGTCACAGAATGGAGAACAGCTGCTTTCGTCTTCTTCTATGCTTCCTGGAGATCTCGCCGGAGAATCAAAACGTCAAAGAGATGAACTCGACAGTTTCATTCAAACTCAg ggtGAGGAGCTTCAGCGTAAGTTAGCGTTGTACGGAGAAAGTCGTTACGTAGAGCTATTATACGCCGCGGAGGAGTTAGCGGGACGGAGGGTGAGAGAAAAAGAAGCAGAGCTAGAGAAAGCCACGCGCCGTCACGCTGAGCTAGAGGCGCGTGCAGCTCAGCTCACGGAAGAGGCGCTAACGTGGCAGTTAAGAGCTGCGACGCGGGAAGCCGAGGTTTCGTCGTTGCATGCTCATATTCAAAAAGTCATAGCGAGCCAAGCTACGGCGGAGAAACAGAGAACGATCGGCGGCGAGACGGAGGAAGCGGAGGACGCTGAGTCGGTCTTCGTGGATCCGGAGCGGATCGAATTGATCGGACCTTGTTGTAGTATTTGCCGATGGAACTCGGCGACGGTGATGGCATTGCCGTGTCGACATTTGGTTCTTTGTAAAGGATgcgacggcggcggcggcgatGTGCGTGTCTGTCCGATTTGCCTCGCCGTTAAGAATTTCGGTGTCGAAGTTCTATTTTCTTGa
- the LOC111214692 gene encoding peroxidase 41, translated as MLTSWFLNVFFLVLAFVPLILSAPATSLTKDYYQKTCPDFSKIVRETVTTKQAQQPTTAAGTLRVFFHDCFLEGCDASVLVATNSFNKAERDDELNESLPGDAFDIVTRIKTALELSCPGVVSCADILAQSTRDLITIVGGPFYEVKLGRKDGFESKAHKVHGNIPIANHTVHDMMSIFKKNGFSLKEMVALSGGHTVGFAHCIEFSSRLFGPRADPELDSRYADRLKDLCKDHTVNKSMAAFLDPITPGKFDNMYFKNLKRGLGLLASDHALFKDNGTRPFVDLYADNQTAFFDDFARAMEKLGMVGVKGDNDGEVRRKCDHFNKLDV; from the coding sequence ATGTTGACATCATGGTTTCTTAACGTTTTCTTCCTCGTCTTAGCCTTTGTCCCGCTCATATTATCGGCACCAGCAACAAGTTTAACGAAAGACTATTACCAAAAAACATGTCCCGATTTCAGTAAAATCGTTCGTGAAACAGTTACAACAAAGCAAGCTCAACAGCCAACGACAGCTGCTGGAACGCTCCGTGTCTTTTTTCACGATTGCTTCTTAGAAGGATGCGATGCGTCGGTACTAGTCGCTACAAATTCTTTCAACAAAGCTGAACGCGACGATGAGCTCAACGAGTCGCTTCCAGGAGACGCGTTTGATATCGTGACGCGCATTAAGACCGCTCTTGAATTGTCTTGTCCTGGTGTGGTGTCATGCGCAGACATCCTGGCTCAGTCCACGCGTGACCTTATCACAATTGTTGGTGGACCTTTCTATGAAGTCAAATTAGGTCGTAAAGATGGGTTTGAATCGAAAGCCCATAAAGTTCATGGAAACATACCAATAGCAAATCACACGGTACACGACATGATGTCGATATTCAAAAAGAATGGTTTCTCTCTAAAGGAAATGGTTGCACTTAGCGGCGGGCACACTGTGGGATTCGCTCACTGCATAGAATTCAGCAGCCGGTTATTTGGACCACGGGCTGATCCAGAGCTCGATTCGCGATACGCAGACCGTCTTAAAGATCTATGCAAGGATCACACGGTAAATAAGTCGATGGCGGCATTTCTCGACCCGATAACGCCAGGAAAATTCGATAATATGTACTTCAAGAACTTGAAAAGAGGTCTTGGACTGCTAGCTTCCGACCACGCCTTGTTCAAAGACAATGGCACGAGACCGTTTGTGGATTTATATGCGGATAACCAGACGGCTTTCTTCGACGATTTTGCTCGTGCCATGGAAAAACTAGGCATGGTCGGCGTTAAAGGCGATAACGATGGAGAAGTGAGACGCAAATGTGATCACTTTAACAAACTTGACGTATAA